A single genomic interval of Gossypium raimondii isolate GPD5lz chromosome 11, ASM2569854v1, whole genome shotgun sequence harbors:
- the LOC105761030 gene encoding sucrose nonfermenting 4-like protein isoform X2, with product MRFIWPYGGSRVFLTGSFTRWSEHIPMSPMEGCPTVFQVICSLSPGYHQFKFFVDGEWRHDDRQPFVNGNYGVVNTVFIARELDVVSPSVSPEAPSRSHMDVDDVFICSEPVPTISDADLEVSRQRAATFLSRHTAYELLPDSSKVIALDVNIAVKQAFHILHEQGIPMAPLWDSFKGQFVGVLSALDFILILRELGNHGSNLTEEELETHTISAWKEGKVHLSRQIDGNASSYPRCLVHAGPYDSLKDVVLKVLRSKVAMVPIIHSASQDGSFPQLLNLATLSEVLKCILRHFKHSSSSLPILQQPICSIPLGTWVPKIGELNGQSLAMLRPNASLGAALSLLVQADVSSIPIVDENDSLVDVYSRSDITALAKDKAYAQIRLDEMSIHQALQLCQDANSINGQRCQMCLRSDTLHKVMERLASPGVRRLVIVEAGSKRVEGIISLSDVFRLLLGV from the exons ATGCGCTTCATCTGGCCTTATGGGGGAAGTAGAGTGTTTCTAACTGGTTCTTTTACTAG GTGGTCAGAGCATATACCTATGTCTCCAATGGAGGGTTGCCCCACTGTATTTCAAGTAATTTGTAGCTTGAGTCCTGGATATCATCAG TTTAAGTTTTTTGTTGATGGTGAATGGCGGCATGATGATCGGCAACCCTTTGTAAATGGTAATTATGGTGTGGTTAACACTGTCTTTATAGCTAGGGAACTGGATGTGGTTTCTCCAAGTGTTAGTCCTGAGGCCCCAAGTAGATCCCACATGGATGTTgatgatgtttttatttgttcg GAACCAGTTCCAACTATATCAGATGCAGATTTAGAAGTCTCTCGGCAGCGCGCAGCCACTTTCTTGTCAAGACATACCGCGTATGAGTTGCTTCCGGACTCGAGCAAG GTTATTGCCTTGGATGTCAATATAGCTGTGAAGCAAGCATTCCATATTCTGCATGAACAG GGAATCCCCATGGCTCCTCTCTGGGATTCTTTCAAGGGCCAGTTTGTTGGAGTTCTTAGTGCACTGGACTTTATTCTTATCCTAAGAGAG TTGGGGAATCATGGTTCGAATTTGACAGAGGAAGAATTAGAGACACACACAATATCAGCTTGGAAAGAGGGAAAGGTGCATCTCAGCAGACAAATTGATGGCAATGCAAGTTCATACCCTAGATGTCTTGTTCAT GCTGGGCCTTATGATTCGTTGAAGGATGTTGTGCTGAAGGTTTTAAGAAGTAAGGTGGCAATGGTTCCCATCATTCATTCTGCTTCACAGGATGGTTCATTTCCACAACTGCTAAATCTTGCCACCTTGTCGGAAGTACTAAAAT GTATATTGAGACATTTTAAACATTCATCTAGTTCCTTGCCCATTCTTCAACAACCAATTTGTTCAATTCCCTTGGGTACTTGGGTACCGAAAATTGGGGAATTAAATGGTCAGTCGTTGGCAATGCTGCGACCAAATGCCTCTCTTGGTGCTGCCTTATCACTGTTAGTTCAAG CCGATGTAAGTTCCATACCAATAGTGGATGAAAATGACTCATTGGTTGACGTATATTCACGGAg TGATATAACTGCTTTGGCAAAGGATAAAGCTTACGCACAAATTCGTCTTGACGAAATGAGTATTCATCAG GCATTGCAACTGTGTCAAGATGCAAATTCTATCAATGGACAAAGATGTCAGATGTGTCTACGGTCAGATACTCTGCACAAAGTGATGGAGCGGTTGGCAAGTCCTG GGGTTAGGAGACTTGTGATTGTGGAAGCTGGCAGCAAGCGAGTAGAAGGAATCATTTCATTGAGTGATGTGTTTAGGCTCTTGCTGGGTGTTTAG
- the LOC105761030 gene encoding sucrose nonfermenting 4-like protein isoform X1 — MFASGPETGHENRGVSRPLLVPMRFIWPYGGSRVFLTGSFTRWSEHIPMSPMEGCPTVFQVICSLSPGYHQFKFFVDGEWRHDDRQPFVNGNYGVVNTVFIARELDVVSPSVSPEAPSRSHMDVDDVFICSEPVPTISDADLEVSRQRAATFLSRHTAYELLPDSSKVIALDVNIAVKQAFHILHEQGIPMAPLWDSFKGQFVGVLSALDFILILRELGNHGSNLTEEELETHTISAWKEGKVHLSRQIDGNASSYPRCLVHAGPYDSLKDVVLKVLRSKVAMVPIIHSASQDGSFPQLLNLATLSEVLKCILRHFKHSSSSLPILQQPICSIPLGTWVPKIGELNGQSLAMLRPNASLGAALSLLVQADVSSIPIVDENDSLVDVYSRSDITALAKDKAYAQIRLDEMSIHQALQLCQDANSINGQRCQMCLRSDTLHKVMERLASPGVRRLVIVEAGSKRVEGIISLSDVFRLLLGV; from the exons ATGTTTGCTTCTGGTCCAGAAACAGGCCATGAAAACAGGGGAGTTTCGAGGCCACTTTTGGTTCCAATGCGCTTCATCTGGCCTTATGGGGGAAGTAGAGTGTTTCTAACTGGTTCTTTTACTAG GTGGTCAGAGCATATACCTATGTCTCCAATGGAGGGTTGCCCCACTGTATTTCAAGTAATTTGTAGCTTGAGTCCTGGATATCATCAG TTTAAGTTTTTTGTTGATGGTGAATGGCGGCATGATGATCGGCAACCCTTTGTAAATGGTAATTATGGTGTGGTTAACACTGTCTTTATAGCTAGGGAACTGGATGTGGTTTCTCCAAGTGTTAGTCCTGAGGCCCCAAGTAGATCCCACATGGATGTTgatgatgtttttatttgttcg GAACCAGTTCCAACTATATCAGATGCAGATTTAGAAGTCTCTCGGCAGCGCGCAGCCACTTTCTTGTCAAGACATACCGCGTATGAGTTGCTTCCGGACTCGAGCAAG GTTATTGCCTTGGATGTCAATATAGCTGTGAAGCAAGCATTCCATATTCTGCATGAACAG GGAATCCCCATGGCTCCTCTCTGGGATTCTTTCAAGGGCCAGTTTGTTGGAGTTCTTAGTGCACTGGACTTTATTCTTATCCTAAGAGAG TTGGGGAATCATGGTTCGAATTTGACAGAGGAAGAATTAGAGACACACACAATATCAGCTTGGAAAGAGGGAAAGGTGCATCTCAGCAGACAAATTGATGGCAATGCAAGTTCATACCCTAGATGTCTTGTTCAT GCTGGGCCTTATGATTCGTTGAAGGATGTTGTGCTGAAGGTTTTAAGAAGTAAGGTGGCAATGGTTCCCATCATTCATTCTGCTTCACAGGATGGTTCATTTCCACAACTGCTAAATCTTGCCACCTTGTCGGAAGTACTAAAAT GTATATTGAGACATTTTAAACATTCATCTAGTTCCTTGCCCATTCTTCAACAACCAATTTGTTCAATTCCCTTGGGTACTTGGGTACCGAAAATTGGGGAATTAAATGGTCAGTCGTTGGCAATGCTGCGACCAAATGCCTCTCTTGGTGCTGCCTTATCACTGTTAGTTCAAG CCGATGTAAGTTCCATACCAATAGTGGATGAAAATGACTCATTGGTTGACGTATATTCACGGAg TGATATAACTGCTTTGGCAAAGGATAAAGCTTACGCACAAATTCGTCTTGACGAAATGAGTATTCATCAG GCATTGCAACTGTGTCAAGATGCAAATTCTATCAATGGACAAAGATGTCAGATGTGTCTACGGTCAGATACTCTGCACAAAGTGATGGAGCGGTTGGCAAGTCCTG GGGTTAGGAGACTTGTGATTGTGGAAGCTGGCAGCAAGCGAGTAGAAGGAATCATTTCATTGAGTGATGTGTTTAGGCTCTTGCTGGGTGTTTAG